Proteins co-encoded in one Ponticoccus alexandrii genomic window:
- a CDS encoding arginyltransferase — translation MRHSLPLAPQFYVTAPQPCPYLEGRMERKLFTALQGDGAQRLNDSLSKQGFRRSQNVLYRPSCADCAACLSARIDVSRFDPTRSQRRAMKRNARFERRATSPWATEEQYSLFRRYLDKRHADGGMADMDVFEFAAMIEETPIRSRVIEYLDRETGDLIAVCLTDMLDDGLSMVYSFYEPDLASRSLGTWMILDHVQIAREAGLPYVYLGYWVPGSDKMGYKAQFSGLEIYRKGAWESLQNPEAFSTGTHPLSTDPIAEQVANITFPDGHG, via the coding sequence ATGCGCCATTCGCTGCCCCTTGCCCCGCAGTTCTACGTGACGGCCCCACAGCCCTGCCCCTACCTAGAGGGCCGGATGGAACGGAAGCTGTTCACCGCCCTGCAGGGCGACGGCGCGCAGCGGCTGAACGACTCGCTCTCCAAGCAGGGGTTCCGACGGTCGCAGAACGTGCTCTACCGGCCCTCCTGCGCCGATTGCGCCGCCTGCCTGTCCGCCCGGATCGACGTGTCGCGGTTCGACCCCACACGCTCGCAGCGGCGGGCCATGAAGCGCAACGCCCGGTTCGAGCGACGCGCCACCAGCCCATGGGCCACCGAGGAGCAATACAGCCTGTTCCGCCGCTACCTCGACAAGCGCCACGCGGACGGCGGCATGGCAGACATGGATGTCTTCGAATTCGCGGCCATGATCGAGGAAACCCCGATCCGCAGCCGAGTCATCGAATACCTCGACCGCGAAACCGGCGACCTGATCGCGGTCTGCCTGACCGACATGCTCGATGACGGGCTGTCAATGGTCTATTCCTTCTACGAGCCCGACCTCGCCTCGCGGTCGCTTGGGACATGGATGATCCTCGACCACGTGCAGATCGCGCGCGAGGCCGGTCTGCCCTATGTCTACCTTGGCTACTGGGTGCCGGGCAGCGACAAGATGGGCTACAAGGCGCAGTTCTCGGGGCTGGAAATCTACCGCAAGGGCGCCTGGGAAAGCCTGCAGAACCCCGAGGCCTTCTCGACCGGAACGCACCCGCTGTCGACGGACCCGATTGCCGAACAGGTCGCCAACATCACCTTTCCCGACGGCCACGGCTGA
- a CDS encoding RDD family protein, which produces MFSDPTIDHLPCPDRQADFYSGVTVKRAVAWVIDVSVVWAIGTVITLISIVGVFVMPMIVLAVGFLYRWLTISRGSATWGMRLMSIELRDAWGQKLDGGQAALHVLGYYLSMSVFIVQVVSMGFMALSERGQGLTDMVLGTVMLNRRSTS; this is translated from the coding sequence ATGTTCAGCGATCCCACCATCGACCACCTGCCCTGCCCCGACCGGCAGGCGGATTTCTACTCGGGTGTAACCGTCAAGCGCGCCGTCGCATGGGTCATCGACGTCTCTGTCGTCTGGGCCATCGGCACCGTCATCACGCTGATCTCGATCGTCGGTGTCTTTGTCATGCCGATGATCGTCCTCGCAGTGGGGTTCCTGTATCGCTGGCTGACCATCTCGCGGGGTTCTGCAACATGGGGCATGCGCCTGATGTCGATCGAGCTGCGCGACGCATGGGGCCAGAAGCTGGACGGCGGTCAGGCGGCCCTGCATGTGCTGGGCTACTACCTCTCGATGTCGGTCTTCATCGTGCAGGTCGTCTCCATGGGCTTCATGGCCCTGTCAGAGCGCGGCCAGGGCCTGACGGACATGGTGCTGGGCACCGTGATGCTCAACCGCCGGTCGACCTCCTGA
- a CDS encoding DUF2852 domain-containing protein, with the protein MTTAAYTSHLPANAGWLTRAEAWLDHKGKGAWIAAMVLGFILFWPIGLGLLAYMIWSKRMFGKSCRSHTRHNTHAAWAAMKPSGNMAFDAYKAETLRRLEEEQGAFEDFLKRLREAKDKAEFDQFMDDREKRMKDVSETAEA; encoded by the coding sequence ATGACCACCGCCGCTTACACGTCCCACCTGCCCGCCAACGCCGGCTGGCTGACCCGGGCCGAGGCTTGGCTGGATCACAAGGGCAAGGGTGCCTGGATCGCGGCCATGGTCCTCGGGTTCATCCTCTTCTGGCCGATCGGCCTTGGCCTTCTGGCCTACATGATCTGGAGCAAACGCATGTTCGGAAAATCCTGCCGCAGCCACACGCGCCACAACACCCATGCCGCCTGGGCGGCGATGAAGCCCTCGGGGAACATGGCCTTCGACGCCTACAAGGCCGAAACCCTGCGCCGCCTCGAGGAAGAACAGGGCGCCTTCGAGGACTTCCTCAAGCGCCTTCGCGAAGCCAAGGACAAGGCCGAGTTCGACCAGTTCATGGACGACCGCGAAAAGCGGATGAAGGACGTCTCGGAAACCGCCGAGGCCTGA
- a CDS encoding YbaK/EbsC family protein: protein MSKSLKRVRAALEAASLPADIREVGQARTAQEAADSVACHLDQIAKSIIFRAEHTGDAVLFLTAGGNRVCADKATALAGEPLGKADADLIRAQTGFAIGGVSPVGHLNPIRAWLDPRLLDFDTIWAAAGTPRHVFPLDPKALPALTGAEPADFTE from the coding sequence ATGTCCAAAAGCCTCAAGCGCGTGCGCGCCGCACTCGAAGCCGCCAGCCTGCCCGCCGATATCCGCGAGGTCGGACAGGCCCGCACCGCGCAGGAGGCCGCCGACAGCGTCGCCTGTCACCTCGACCAGATCGCCAAATCGATCATCTTCCGCGCCGAGCACACCGGCGACGCGGTGCTGTTCCTGACCGCGGGCGGCAACAGGGTCTGCGCCGACAAGGCCACGGCCCTCGCGGGCGAGCCGCTGGGCAAGGCCGACGCCGACCTGATCCGCGCGCAGACCGGCTTTGCCATCGGCGGGGTCTCTCCGGTCGGCCACCTGAATCCGATCCGCGCATGGCTCGACCCGCGGCTCTTGGACTTCGACACCATCTGGGCCGCCGCCGGCACACCGCGCCACGTCTTCCCGCTGGACCCCAAGGCGCTGCCCGCCCTGACCGGTGCCGAACCGGCAGATTTCACCGAATAA
- a CDS encoding NAD(P)H-dependent oxidoreductase, translating into MKIRLILAHPLQDSLNARLAGHVGARLRAMGHDLAVTDLYAEGFAPALTADERARYYRPPFEDRAGLAGIEGLVLVFPTWWFGLPAILKGWIDRSFLPGVAYDHAPGGGAMVPRLTGLTRVMAITTLGAPWWYDRVIARQPVHKALKWGVIRPVAPRARFAMAAFHRAETATEPRIARFESRLSRRLTLHFS; encoded by the coding sequence ATGAAGATCCGCCTGATCCTTGCGCACCCGCTGCAAGACAGCCTGAACGCCCGCCTCGCAGGCCATGTCGGCGCGCGGCTGAGGGCGATGGGCCACGACCTCGCCGTGACGGACCTCTATGCCGAGGGCTTCGCGCCGGCGCTGACGGCGGACGAGCGCGCGCGCTATTACCGCCCGCCGTTCGAGGATCGCGCCGGGCTGGCCGGGATCGAGGGCCTCGTGCTGGTCTTCCCGACTTGGTGGTTCGGCCTGCCCGCGATCCTCAAGGGCTGGATCGACCGCAGCTTTCTGCCCGGCGTGGCCTATGACCACGCGCCCGGGGGCGGTGCCATGGTGCCGCGCCTGACCGGCCTGACCCGCGTCATGGCGATCACCACCCTGGGCGCGCCCTGGTGGTACGACCGCGTCATTGCCCGCCAGCCGGTGCACAAGGCGCTGAAATGGGGCGTGATCCGCCCCGTCGCCCCACGCGCCCGCTTTGCCATGGCCGCGTTCCACAGGGCCGAGACCGCGACCGAGCCCCGCATCGCGCGGTTCGAAAGCCGCCTTTCAAGGCGCCTCACCCTTCACTTCAGCTAG
- a CDS encoding [glutamate--ammonia-ligase] adenylyltransferase, with amino-acid sequence MRLTDHITRTPFAFDTDRGAEARAAAPFASGPLAELLEGTGGSSPYLLGLIQREAGWLEGAVEDMDGALAALFEGLEEADDLPVALRQAKRRVALLTALGDLGGAWPLERVTGALTDFADVAVGLALRAAVAQEVKRGKLPGADDSAVEQAGGIAVFAMGKMGAHELNYSSDIDLICLFDETRYDRDDYHDARASLVRATRRMAATLNDLTGEGYVFRTDLRLRPDPAVTPVCMAMEAAERYYESLGRTWERAAYIKARVCAGDHAAGDRFLTALRPFVWRRHLDFAAIQDAHDMRLKIREHKGRHGRIALPGHNMKLGRGGIREIEFFTQTRQLIAGGRDPDLRVRATVEGLAQLTEKGWLPADVSEKLAEHYRAHREVEHRVQMVNDAQTHTLPEAPEGMARLACLMGVELDPWQKELRARLTEVHELTEGFFAPDARGSVETPEVFENSELPSRWPTYPCLRSSRAVEIFKRLKPEILRRLAEAARPEEALKAFDGFLSRLPAGVQVFSLLDSNAQLLDLLADIAGTSPDLAHYLARNASVFDAVIAGDFFAPWPGRAALTGALRDRLAQEPDYETRLDQARRWQKDWHFRIGVHLLRGLMETEEAGAAYADLAEAVLAALWPVVQEEFATKHGAAPGRGAVVLGMGSLGSARLHARSDLDLIVIYDPDGVEASEGRRPLPARTYYARLTQALITAMSAPMAEGRLYEVDMRLRPSGNQGPVATSLEAFTSYQRNEAWVWEHLALTRARVLTGPSALGEEVEAFRREILGQPPDRAEILTALAGMRRRIAAAKGKGDPWDAKIGRGRMQEIELLAQSASLLSGKAVRQVPRALRGAEWIDPEDRETLVAAYALCASVQTGARLLSDAALDPDRLGAGGRALMERLGGVSPFDGLLPELEQRTAAAAAILDRILPEEQGADANEG; translated from the coding sequence ATGAGACTGACCGATCACATCACCCGCACGCCCTTTGCCTTCGATACCGACCGGGGGGCAGAGGCGCGGGCCGCCGCGCCCTTCGCCTCTGGCCCGCTGGCCGAACTGCTGGAGGGGACGGGCGGCTCCAGCCCCTATCTGCTTGGGTTGATCCAGCGCGAGGCGGGTTGGCTGGAAGGCGCGGTCGAGGATATGGACGGCGCGCTTGCGGCGCTGTTCGAAGGGCTGGAGGAGGCCGACGATTTGCCCGTGGCGCTGCGGCAGGCCAAGCGGCGGGTGGCGCTGCTGACCGCGCTTGGCGACCTTGGCGGCGCCTGGCCGCTGGAGCGGGTGACCGGTGCGCTGACGGATTTCGCCGACGTGGCCGTGGGCCTGGCGCTGCGCGCCGCCGTTGCGCAGGAGGTGAAGCGCGGCAAGCTGCCCGGCGCCGACGACAGCGCGGTGGAACAGGCCGGGGGCATCGCCGTCTTCGCCATGGGCAAGATGGGCGCGCACGAGCTGAACTACAGCAGCGACATCGACCTGATCTGCCTTTTCGACGAAACCCGCTATGACCGCGACGATTATCACGATGCGCGCGCCAGTCTTGTCCGGGCGACGCGCAGGATGGCCGCCACGCTGAACGACCTGACCGGCGAGGGCTATGTCTTTCGCACCGACCTGCGGCTGCGGCCCGATCCCGCCGTCACGCCGGTTTGTATGGCGATGGAGGCGGCGGAACGCTACTACGAAAGCCTTGGCCGGACCTGGGAACGGGCGGCCTATATCAAGGCCCGGGTCTGCGCCGGGGATCACGCCGCCGGAGACCGTTTTCTGACCGCGCTGCGTCCCTTCGTCTGGCGGCGGCACCTGGATTTCGCCGCCATTCAGGACGCCCACGACATGCGGCTGAAGATCCGCGAGCACAAGGGGCGGCACGGGCGCATCGCCCTGCCGGGCCACAACATGAAGCTCGGGCGCGGCGGTATCCGCGAGATCGAGTTCTTCACCCAGACCCGCCAGTTGATCGCGGGCGGACGCGACCCGGACCTGCGGGTGCGCGCTACCGTCGAGGGGCTGGCACAGCTGACCGAGAAGGGCTGGCTGCCCGCCGATGTCTCGGAGAAGCTGGCCGAGCACTACCGCGCCCACCGCGAGGTCGAGCACCGCGTGCAGATGGTCAACGACGCGCAGACCCATACGCTGCCCGAAGCGCCCGAGGGCATGGCGCGGCTGGCCTGCCTGATGGGGGTGGAGCTGGACCCCTGGCAGAAGGAGCTGCGCGCGCGGCTGACCGAGGTGCATGAGCTGACCGAGGGGTTCTTCGCCCCCGATGCGCGCGGCAGCGTCGAGACGCCCGAGGTCTTCGAGAACAGCGAGCTGCCCTCGCGCTGGCCGACCTATCCTTGTCTGCGCTCGTCGCGCGCGGTGGAGATTTTCAAGCGGCTGAAGCCCGAGATCCTGCGCCGTCTGGCAGAGGCGGCGCGGCCCGAAGAGGCGCTGAAGGCCTTCGATGGCTTCCTGTCACGGCTGCCCGCCGGGGTGCAGGTCTTTTCGCTGCTGGATTCAAACGCGCAGCTGCTGGACCTTCTGGCGGATATCGCCGGGACCTCGCCGGATCTGGCCCATTACCTCGCGCGGAACGCCTCGGTCTTCGATGCGGTGATCGCGGGCGATTTCTTTGCCCCCTGGCCCGGGCGCGCGGCGCTGACCGGGGCGTTGCGCGACAGGTTGGCGCAAGAGCCCGATTACGAGACCCGGCTGGATCAGGCGCGGCGCTGGCAGAAGGACTGGCACTTCCGCATCGGCGTGCACCTGCTGCGCGGCCTGATGGAGACGGAGGAGGCGGGCGCCGCCTATGCAGACCTGGCCGAGGCGGTACTGGCAGCGCTCTGGCCCGTGGTGCAGGAGGAATTTGCGACCAAACATGGCGCCGCGCCGGGGCGCGGGGCGGTGGTGCTGGGGATGGGGTCGCTGGGCTCTGCGCGGCTGCATGCGCGGTCGGACCTCGACCTGATCGTGATCTACGATCCCGACGGGGTCGAGGCCTCTGAGGGGCGGCGGCCCTTGCCTGCGCGCACCTACTATGCGCGCCTGACGCAGGCGCTGATCACCGCGATGTCCGCACCCATGGCCGAGGGGCGGCTATACGAGGTCGACATGCGGCTGCGGCCCTCGGGCAATCAGGGGCCGGTCGCGACTTCGCTGGAGGCCTTCACCAGCTACCAGCGCAACGAGGCATGGGTCTGGGAGCATCTGGCCCTGACGCGCGCCCGCGTGCTGACGGGACCGTCGGCGCTTGGCGAGGAGGTCGAGGCCTTCCGGCGCGAGATCCTGGGCCAGCCGCCTGACCGGGCCGAGATCCTGACGGCGCTTGCCGGGATGCGGCGACGGATTGCTGCGGCAAAGGGCAAGGGCGATCCCTGGGATGCCAAGATCGGACGCGGACGGATGCAGGAGATCGAGTTGCTGGCGCAAAGCGCTTCCCTGCTGTCGGGCAAGGCGGTGCGGCAGGTGCCGCGGGCGCTGCGCGGGGCGGAGTGGATCGACCCGGAGGATCGCGAAACGCTGGTCGCGGCCTATGCGCTGTGCGCCTCCGTGCAGACCGGGGCGCGGCTACTGAGCGATGCGGCACTGGACCCGGACCGTCTGGGGGCCGGCGGGCGGGCCCTGATGGAGCGGCTGGGTGGCGTGTCGCCCTTCGACGGCCTTCTGCCGGAACTGGAGCAGCGCACGGCGGCGGCGGCGGCGATCCTCGACAGGATTTTGCCGGAAGAGCAGGGGGCAGACGCGAATGAAGGGTGA
- the eda gene encoding bifunctional 4-hydroxy-2-oxoglutarate aldolase/2-dehydro-3-deoxy-phosphogluconate aldolase, with translation MTPEAASAEAEKLCRLAPVIPVLVVDDAAQAEGLARALVKGGLPVLEVTLRTPAALDVIREMAKVEGGVVGAGTLLTPKDVQNAVDAGAKFGVSPGATDTVLSACEEVGLPLLPGAATSSEVMRLLERGYTVQKFFPAEANGGAPALKAIGAPIPQVKFCPTGGVSMSNVTDYLSLSNVMCCGGSWVAPKDRVASGDWDAIEALAAEAAALPRP, from the coding sequence ATCACCCCCGAAGCCGCCTCCGCCGAGGCCGAGAAACTCTGCCGCCTCGCCCCGGTGATCCCGGTTCTGGTCGTCGATGACGCCGCGCAGGCCGAGGGTCTGGCGCGGGCGCTGGTCAAGGGCGGTCTGCCGGTGCTCGAGGTGACCCTGCGCACCCCCGCCGCGCTGGACGTGATCCGCGAGATGGCCAAGGTCGAGGGCGGCGTCGTCGGCGCGGGGACCCTGCTGACGCCGAAGGACGTGCAGAACGCCGTCGACGCGGGCGCGAAGTTCGGCGTCTCGCCGGGCGCCACCGACACGGTGCTCTCGGCCTGCGAAGAGGTGGGCCTGCCGCTGCTGCCCGGCGCCGCCACCTCCTCCGAGGTCATGCGTCTGCTGGAACGCGGCTACACCGTGCAGAAGTTCTTTCCCGCCGAGGCCAATGGCGGTGCGCCCGCGCTCAAGGCCATCGGCGCGCCGATCCCGCAGGTGAAATTCTGCCCCACCGGCGGCGTCAGCATGTCCAACGTGACCGACTACCTGTCGCTGTCAAACGTGATGTGCTGCGGCGGCAGCTGGGTCGCCCCCAAGGACAGGGTGGCCTCTGGTGACTGGGACGCGATCGAGGCACTGGCCGCCGAGGCCGCCGCCCTGCCCCGCCCCTGA